AAAAGTCAGCAGGAGCAATAGGCTGGAGAACCCAGTGGAGTTAAAGAATTGTCGGAAAGGATATGAGAGGGAAGTAAGCAGAAAATGGAGGAGTTGGTGAGTAGAGAATGGGATGTTTGAAATGGAAACTCCGGAGAAGTTTCAGTTATTGATGATGGGCCAGTTCTAGGATGTAACCATGGGAAATGGCAGCTAGGtcaggcagaagaaaaacatCATTGGAAGTCAGGCGATCAAGAAATTGAGAGGCCCGAGAATTGGAAAGATTGTTCAGTGGGTATTGGAATTACTAAGAATTCTAACAGTAGTGAGGAAAGAGGTATTGAGACGTTTGTTAAACTCTAAGGATTAAAATACTAGGGGAGTATCTTTTGAGGTCTGTGAATGACATGAACAACTGAGGGATAATGGATGGTATAATCTGATGACATGAACCTTAGAGGAGCTGGGAGGTTCAGGGAAAAGGGAGAAACAATGATCTGGAAGGACAATGATTTTATGCTAGCAACTGATTTCTGGCTAATGTCAACTTCTTAGTTGCTGTCAAACAGGTTATGTTTTATTGCTGAGCCGTTCCATGgagaaataatgcatataaagcagttgttttgtaatataaatttactttaaaattttgaattactaAGCTTACCAACTGTCTGAAATTCTCTTTTCAGGAATGGGACTCCGCAAAGCAGTAAATGCTTGAGTTTTGGTCCTGAGGGGTACGGAGCTAAGACGATGAAGAGGTGAAGCAGTTATAAGAGTGAGTCTGtttagagaattccctggtggtccagtcagtggttaggactcagtgctttcactgccgggaccaagttcaatccctggttggggaactaagatcctgcaaactgcacggcgtggccaaaaaataaataaataaatttaaaaaatcaagtttaaaattttttaaaaaataataagagtgaGTCTGTTTAAACATTCTTAGTGTACTAATGGGGTAATACGAGGAGAATCAAGATTAGTCAATCATCCAAAGTCCAAGAGAAGggctgaaaaataaaagacaagaacgtccctgatggcgcagtggttgggtgtccgcctgctaatgcaggtgtcacgggtttgatccctggtccgggaagatcccacatgccgtggagcaactaagcccgtgcgccacaactactgagcctgcgctctggagcctgtgagccacaactaccgaagcccgcgcgcctagagcccgtgctctgcaacaagagaagccacagcgatgagaagcccgcgcaccgcaatgtaGAGCAGCcgccactcactgcaactagagaaagcccacgcgcagcaacgaagacccaactcagccaaaaataaataaatttttaaaaaaaggttaaaaaaaaagataaagacaagGGGTtggaatgaaagagagagaaaatgttagGATGCTGTATAACAAGTCATCAGCTTTCTAACCCACAATACCTGTGTCCATGTTTCTTGACATCTAACCTCCTTTACTAAgctaatgttaaatattttagtttttgttactTAGTATACAATTCCAGATTTCAAATCTGTAACGCTAGGATTTGTTTCGCTGAGAGTGACAGAAAACCTGTAAAGAAAGTGGCTTAAACGGAAGTTTCTTTCTGATATAAAATATTGGAGCAGAGCATCCAGGAGTGTATGGCAATTCTAGTCCATGGAGTcagagacccaggctcctttcaattCTTTAGTTGCTCATCTCTAGAATGAGGCCTTCTTCTTATTGATCCAAGATAAAGCTCCAGGTATCATATCAAATTTCTAAGCAGCAGAATTCAGtaaggggagagggaaaagatgAACTATATGCCAGTAAGCTCTTAAGAAAGGTTCCTTCTGCCACTTACAACCTGTTGGTCAGAAGTTGGTCTCATGGCTATGTCAACtgagctgaaaggaaaaaaaaaaggcatacacAGTCAAAAAATTCTATTGCTAtggaagaagggaagaatggaGACTTAACAGTGGGCAGTCTCTGCCACATCAATGAACGAATAAGGTATAAGCATAAGGCATAAGCTTAGGGCAGAATTTGCAACATTTAACAGAAGGATAGAGAGAAGTAAGGAGGAAAATGGGATAGAGGTGATTGCAGCTAATCTTATAGTTTGGGGAAGAGAAGGCAGCAAGTATAGGGACTTTCCACTTGATAGTCTCTACGTGAAGTGAGTATGAGTATGGAGGTGGAGTAGGGGACTTAAGAAACTAGTGAAGCTTTGAAATACCCATTGtaggggaaataaaaagaattgtttAGTGATACAGAAGGAATACAGAGTAGACTTGATTGTCCAGGAAAAGACTGGACACTATGAGATTTACGGTTGTCCTCATTCATACTCCATCCTTCCACTATACCTGTACCTCCCCCTTTTGCTTTTGGGGAGACCATTTCTACCAAGGAAAAGGAATTGTACCTAGGACTTCTTTTTTGACTTCCTTGCCAAGTCCAATCAAGTAGATGACATTTTCTTACTGGTGCCGAGTGCAGACAGATAAGAATTAAATGTCAAGGAAATTGACAGGAAGACCTTCACTGATCAGGGATCCCTGGTGGTTACAATAGAACAAACTAGAGTTAGGCTCATGGTTCCAAGGAAGAGAAACTCAGGCTATCTTATGGGAAACAGAGGAATTGCAAGAATACCCACTGACcatactggaaaacaaaaaacactagaAAGCCAGCAAGAAGCGAGGCAGCTTCAGGGTAGTTATTTATCGTGGTATCTCTTTCACATGAGCCTCTTCACATCACAGCTATACAAGTCTTGTTCATTCTTCTAAGGACTGGACAATTTTTAGCTCTCAGTCAAAATTCTAGAAGGGGCCAGTCTGATTCATTTACATAATTCTCAACAAATTTACTGGGTTGAGTCCTTTATACTGGACTACATCAGGGGTTATCAACCAAACTAATGAAGTGGCTCCCTTATGACTGGTATCTTAATCCACGGTATCAGTCAGGGGGGATACAGAAAACACACAGTAATTTGAACaaggaaaattttatataaagaattACTAACAAGCAACAGGGGATTAATTACTAAGGGTAAAGAAAGCTCTTAAGAATTCAGAAATAGCGGCTATAGGAGCAGCCACTACCTCTAGGACTGAGGCAGAGGACCCAACGAAGGAGCAAATTTTGAAGTTTCCATTGCAAGGCTGAGATTCAGATTTTGTTGGAGAGGGTGCGGCTGCGACCCACTGAAGCCCAGGGCTGGAGAGGAGGGCGTTGTCAACAAAACTAGTTAGGAAGGCACCCCACTGGGTGTGCCGAGACTTATTGGGAAGTTGCCAGCTGGTGCACCAAGACATGCTGGGAAGCCGGCAGGGGTACCAATGGACCTGCTGGGAAACACCCTCTTTTGAGGTGCCACTGGGTGTCCTACATGCCACTGGCCCCCACACActgcaaaagcaagaaaaaagaaaacacaccgaaaagaaaacacacaagaaCCAGGAAGAGAAGCTCCTTTCTTCTGCAGCATCCCTTCAGCATCTTCTGACAAGCTTAACAAAACTTGCCAGCAAGCAAGAGAAATAAAGGGCTTAGCTCCTGTATCACAAAGCAGAGCAATGAAGGGTGGACTTAGGAGCCaagaaatagataaccagcaCATCTACAAATCAGTGGTGGTCCCTACACAAGGCTCAGTATAATGCAATTTCCCAGAACAGGGGTCAGAGACAGAGCACTTCATTCCGGAAGAAATGTTCACTGGATCAGTACTTGGATTGGCTTAGATGAGTCCAGCATCTAAGAAATTTCCTCTTTTGGTACTATTGAATATCAAGGACACTGGTGATTTCAGAATTTCTAaataggagggaaggagagagggcaaGAGTACTTCTCTTGCCGGCAAGCactgtcattttttgttttcacttagtTTATTCAAAATGTTAGGAATTTATTTGTGGGTGGTGGCTAAATCCACTGACTCAATAGAGAAATAATTCGGCTTCAGAATGGCTAGAAAAAGTACTGACAAAGGAAAACAAGCTTTACAGATTTGCGGACTTTAGGTGCTTGCAGATTAGGGAAGCTTACATGAGGATTTtccgtattctttttttttttcggccgcaccacgcggcttgtgggattttagttccccgaccagggattgaccccaggccttcggcagtgagagcaaggagtcctaaccgctggattgccagggaattccctacttcTCCTGATTCTTGTAATAAAACGTCATGGCTTATATGTTACATGAAATGCAAAAAAGGTCAGCTGTTTATCTTGAACAAGTATAACTCATTTTTCCAGTAGGCTGAAAAGACACCACCCCCCCAACCTGAATACATTTTACCTGTGCAATACATTATGGATCATGATTATGTAACAGAAATTCAACTATCAATGCTCTGAGAAACAGAATAATGGATTTCAAGTCAGCTACAATGGTGAAGATTTCCAGTTGATTGTATTCATGCTGTCATGTTTCCTACAGTTGACAAATGTTGATGGGCAATGATCCTAAAGTGAAAAATGCCACTTCAGAACTATTTGCAGGGTTCAAGATCTCACAGGATACGATGAATTTCAGAGACTGTCAGGAAGTGTTCCTTCCCTATAATTTCAGCTCTACCTTATATGCTGTCATTGGGCTAGCCATTCAAGGCTGAATCCAACATTAACAAGATGATAGAATCAGATCAGGACCAGAACCAACTTAAAGTCCACCAGCTGAACAATATAATCAGTGAGAACTGACCAACTAGTCAGTGTTTATATCGAGGCTGCACACTAGAAATCAGCTGAAAAACTTATAAACTGCCAGTGTCTGGGCCTCATTTCCGACTGTTCAAATCAAAAACTACTTCTATTCATAAAGAATAACTTTCAGGGGGAAGGGAATTAAGTGACTGCCATtagctttttttccctcccactttgtcttttaagtaaaaaacacGCCAGCAGCTATTGCCTTTGGGACACTCTCAGGTCCCAAACTTGCTGTTTATTCCTAACTACAAAATACCTAACACAGATTGAAAAATCTGTAGCTTTCATTAGATTCCTAAATAGGGGCCTATAACTCAGGTTAAGAACCACTACCTTAGAAGCACTAAATCCAACTAATAGATTATAAATAGGGGAGTATTAAAACGcaaattttgtatttaaatctCAAGACTGATAATATACTAGCTCATGTATAGGATTTAATTGCAAATTGAACATTAGAACACAGATGAAACATACTGATACATGGAAAGGTGAAATCATTTTAatagttgagaaaactggatgGAGGTTGCTAGTTATATTAAACtatcaaaagctttttaagttttctCAGATTGCAAGAAACAATCCTGAGACACCTTTCAGAGCCACTCGTTTTTGCAGTCTTTTAGAAAGCTACTCTCCAAATTAAGTCATGCATATATCCGGCATTAAGTAGTATTATTTACATGTTCTATATACCAAAATACTCCTcaaaagcaaactttaaaaaaaaatcataggaaaTGCTGTGTGATATTTTCGCttctatttaaaatagtttccacTTTTTACCAAAACACACCACTCAATTAATTATATTTCAGGTAGAACTATATTCAAAGGAGTAGCACCATCCATTTAGGTATGctaaaattttcaaagataaatCTATTGGCTTTCATCACTCAGCAACAGTTTCTAATTTCTACATGTGTAGTGTTAATTCACTTGATGCGCAGTTTAGATGACTGAATATTctactcttaaaagaaaaaacatagcaTCTTCATAGAAGAATTCCTTCATTTAATGAAATTTTTCTGGAGTTAGGTAGGTACAAATGTTAAGCCCACATATGAAGGACTTTTCCAAATGTACTCCTTTGTCCCATTTAACACTTTTTGCAAGGTGGCTTCTGGGTGCCCATCAGTTGGCCAATATGAACAgtgagataaaaaaaaatgttaatatggtATACACTGTGAGGAAGACTCACTTTTAGTCCTAGCAATGACTGAACAAATCACTTTGGACCTCTATTTCTCTGTTCTAAAAAGAAATGGATGagttatcttttaaaagttccttcaagtccaaattttaaattattctaataTGTAATCCAAGTGCAAAGTCCCTCAATAAGGACCTCTGATGTGAAACTAAGTAATCATCCAATCCAAGGAACAACCTAGTGACACACATAACACCCAAGGACAAAGGGAACTGCCATTAAGAACTGTAGTAGTAAGGATTACTGGCTATCACATACATCCAATTCTATCTACACATTTAAAATTCACTTGTCATCTGGGCGCTAAGATATCCCTCTACACAAAGTGTGACTCTACTTACATTCTATTTCCACAGTAAAAATACCTTATAAATGTTAACAAATGGGGAAAAGCCGACACCCAAGATAAAGGATTTAATCCAGTATTTATTCCACACTCATGATCCTTCTCTGTAATCAGAATACAAGTCATAAGAACAATCTATCAAATAATTTGCTGATTATCTTAAATAATGCAGCATAGCATTACTTTTAATACTTCTCTGTTCTAGATTAAGTTTAAAAACTCAAACAGCAATCTTCAttatcaataaaaaaaagttttgaatttaaaaaaaggacactATATCAAGCTGTTTCATAATTTaagtattttccatttataaaaatgcTTTGGAAGCTTGAGGCTTACATCTATTTCTCTACTCATCTGCCCCACCCTCTCCCAATTTCACGTTAGTATAGGGTTGCTGCAAGAATGCTAGGCTTTAGacattaatttctccttttatatagTACTTTAAACtctgaaaaattcaagaaaaagattACAtgtcatgtattttttcaaataaaaaaggaaaactaagtgAATAAATTTTAGGCATACTAATAGTGTCCCTTTGAGGTAGAATGCTAAAAGGACTTTTGATCAAATCACAGCCTAATTGAAACCTCTGCATCAGAAACTAACTTCTCCTAAATTCTCTCTAAAGTTAATTGTGGAGAATATTAGGTTTAACATATTAACAAGAGCCTTCCAAGATAATATACAGTGGACAAGAATGTTAATCCTACAACTGCTGCCTTCATGTACACTGAAAGCATGAAATTCTCCTATGATAGACATCCAAGATCCATTTTCATAGTTTTTAGCATTCTATTACGAAAAGCACAGTCATGCTAACTTCAGTACACAAACCATAATCCCACacctacaaaacaaaaatagaattagtGGCATTTTATTGCCTTATACAAATTTAACCAACATGGCAACCATGCCAACGGAATCAAAACATTTTCAGGACATATGTACAGACTGTacatctcaaaaacaaacaataaaatgcaaGAACAATCTGTGCATCATGTATCAAACTCAACAGTTGGGTGAAAACATCAATGCAATAAATGGGATTACAAAGGCACTTCCCTacacaaaagaggaaatgaaaatgcaGCCTACAGGGAGCTTGAAGAGTGTGTAACTACTGCACAATCTCaacttgggaggaaaaaaaaagcagatttaaCCCAACATTTATAGGATTCAATGTGATCCACTTTTACAAAAAATTTTCACACAGTCTCCtctttgtttttatgttgtttttcttgGCTCTCTGGTTCTATGCTTTGGCTCCTTCGGCGATCATGTTTGTCAGACTGGTCCTTGCTATCACTGTGATCTCGTTTGTGGGAACGTTCTTTGCTCCTGCTACGCTTCCTAGATTTTTCTTTGCTGGGGCTATGTTCccgttttcttgatttttcaacaCTGTCAGTTCTTCCTTGACTGCCACTTCTACTccgtttatttgatttttctttactttcatttttatgtttacttGATTTCTCTTTGCTCCTACTTCTACTTCGTTTCCCTGCATTTCTACTTCTACTCctacttctatgttttctttctctgcttctacttctactatgttttttctctttcttggaatCTTTTTTGTCATCTCTATGCCGCCTATCATCTTTgtcttctttatatttcttttcttctacctcACCCCTACTTCTCCGTTCCTTGGACCGTTCTCTTGACCTCTCCTTTTCTCGGTCATTACCTCTTTCCTTATCATAGTCACGATCTCGTCTTCTacctctctcattttctttctctctttcccgaTCCCTGTCCCTTCTATCCCCTTTCCTATCACGACTTCGACTACGGCTTCTATGTCTTTCCCTACTCCTGCTATGCCTGCGTTCTAGCCCCCGATCAATACTTCGGGATCTTcgcctttctttttccctttctttggctTCACGCTCTAGTCGCTGgcgttctttctctctttctaattctCGGTCAAAACTAGAAGACCCATGGCCCTCCCGATGATGGCTTCTACTTCTGGATCTTCTTGGGGACCTCCGTGGACTCAGTGATCTCCTTGGAGACCTAATATTtaggaaagtgggggagggggagaaaaaaacttgaatgaataaaacatacCATAAAAATTTAACTTCCATCAGTGTTACATGTCAAGAAtaattaaagcaaaatatttgCCTGTTCTCATTTACAGATGCATAATTTTGTGGAAAATGCCCTGAAGGGCAGAAAGTGGGGAAAAGGTGACAAATAGAACCTTTGtgtaaagcatattttaaaaataagtgtaacTCAAGAGTCACATCACCTTGAACGCCTGCGTTCAACATGTCTGTCTATTTCCTCAGCGCtttcctttccatctttcttgatttttcttggtCGGGTTTTAATCTGTTGATCGATATTCTTCTGAACTGGAACCGGAATTCTTGGAAACAAAGTGGAAAACCACTCCAGTTTTGTGAGAAAAGACCGCAGCATTTCTCCAATGGTCATTACGCAGCCTCCACCAGCCTTCACATCTAGGTcctacagaaacacaaaagataccCTCGCCgtcaaaaaaaattatctcaataaacacaagaatactataaaaatataacCATCTTTGGAAtctcaaatacaaaaaaattctAACAGAAAAATTTCAATTTGTGTACCTTTCTAATCTGGTAATGAATGATACAGAGAAATATCTGGGCTTAGTGTGTGCATGCAGGTGAGAACAAACCCTGCAGCCTCATGGACAGAAAGAGAAGTGACTTCACTCAGTTAACAAGAATATGAAACACCCCCCTACATTACTAAACTATTTGGAACAAtcaacaatttacattccacaTACCTACTAAGTATATACTTTATTTCTGTGGACACGTTTGCACACATCATTCCTAGCAGTGTAACCTGGCTATATATGAACTGCTTCAAACAATTCCTGTCTAAAGATTATCTTTTAACAGCTCTAATATAAAATGAAGCCCTAATAAAACTGGAAGCAATAGCAAACCAACTGCCATGAAGCAGTGAGGTTTCTAATTTAGagttatgtagaaaataaataaatgaacaaataattggAAACGCATAATCCATGATGACCATTGTCTCTGAAAAGGGTCATTACCGCATGAAGGCCTTCTTGCTATGCCCTCTCACAGCTCAGGACATGTTAGTCAGCTATTGTCAGTCCCAAACCTATAGTGCAAGCACACAAGGAAAGTGAGATTTGTTATCTAAACAGGAAAACAAGAGCTAAAGGTAAAACTGCTTGCACTCACACACATTTAAGTGTTCAGATATACAGTATTTCCAAATATAATCGCTGCAGATatctaaggaagaaaacaataagtTAGCTTAAACAGAGAGCCTCAGGTTTGTAAACACAATAAAAAACAGATTAAACAGAAGCATTCAGAAACAAGCCTAATACCAATTATGAAGCGGGACatgctttttaaatatagaagGGAAAAGTGCCTCAGCCTGCAAAATctcacctaaaaagaaaaaactttatagATTGTGATTTATCACCTAACACACTTTTGGCCTCTTCTGAGATATTAAACAGCTCGTAAATAGGccaaaaaaatgcagagaaaaattcTCCATGTCTACACGAGTGAGATTTTTTTAGCTACGcatgtaataataaaaacactctAGAAAGATTTCCATTAGAACTATCGTCTAATTCAACGAATTCTTTGGATAAACGTTTTAAACAGGTCGACTAAAACACCACTCAGTTTACTTTATGAACCTTAAAACATAAAGTAGTGGTGGGGATTGATATATGGAAAACAGTGCTCATTGTTAAGATCCTTTTGAGATCTTGGACTTTAATACATGTATGGTTTAAATCTGACACAGTAATGTTTTCTAACGTAACTTTCTGAACATATGTAACAAGCTCAACCTTATTAAGCTTGAATGGCAAGCtagtttcataatttaaaaaaattctaaactatTGAAGAGAAGGTTTCCTTctaactttataaaaatgtatagtaTAAAAGAGTTAGAAAGCTGGAATTGAAATATTTTGATCACCTCAAACAAATCATCTAAACTTTCAGCCTATTGAAGTTCCACCCAGCTCAATTCTGCATTCCTATGCAAGTGGGAGTATTAATGTTTGGAAGAAGTTACAGGATAAAGAACTGAAAAGTTccagaaaaaaacccagtaaTTAATATTTCTATGTGCATGTCTTACCATCTCAATCTTGAGCATGGccaattttaaaaactcactatCAACTGTACAAGTCAAGATCAGTACAACACACAGAACACAATTaggaagagaaaatttttaatagttaccaaaatacatataaacaatTTTGAAATGTGAGAATCAAACTTAAGAAGTTTAACCTAAGACATATAAAATCCACCCCAATCTTAATAATAGGACATTAATTCCAAAAGTATGTGAGTGAAATAAATTTAAGCACAGAAAATTCTGGAAGATGTTAAACCACCAATAtataaaagattattaaaaaatgagagtAATCAGAAGAAAACTATTACCCTTGTTGACATACCTCTTCATCATCAAGGAAGGATTCAAACCAATCCCATAGATCTGTAGGGGGCTGTGTGTACCTAGAATTATGAAAGAGTGATTAGGCTTAGGTcaattaaaatgagatatttattgaaaatgtagAGAAATGCAGGCTCACCTTATATACATAAATCCAAGGGCTCTAATATATGGAGAGTCTGTGTGTGTTATAAGACCCATCACTTGCTTGCGAGTTAACTTCAGAGTAAATAATTTGTATAACAGGCAAAAAGCTGTAGAAACAATTCCTCCTGTCCCAACACCTCGAACCTTTAaggaaaggaattaagaaagagttgtaaaataattaacaaagaTATTTAGGACCAATTGATTAATCCTGTTAGGTATTAGTAACAAGATATAATCCAGAACTGAAAACAGAGCATAAAAAAACGTTTTTCTAACCCCACGGAACACttgaatttagatttttaaaaaacacaaactaattGTAATTTGGTATGAAACTGAAAGACTTCCAGTTTTCTGAACATAAACTTAGTTATCAGacacagaaaaactgaaaaatgcacGTACTTCTACTTACCCCTCCGCACATCCCTGTTTGGCCAGCtgttttcctgcttcctttctcccATGGTTCAACATGTGTGAcctgaaaatagaaaagagaaacacaacAAACATTCATACTtcgaatttttttaaacagtatgaTTCGAGTAAACCCCAATCCATAATAGAGCAGCTCTTCTAAAAGTCTGGAAGTTGGGTATTTTGACATGATGTATACATTTTGTTTACACACATTAAGTATGTAAACCATCTTTGAAAACTGCTTATTTAAATAGCATCAATAAAGCTACTAGGGTTTAACAAAACCTCAACAGGTTTACAGCAGAAATCCCATTAAAGTAGCTCTGTAGAGAGCAGATACATG
The sequence above is drawn from the Tursiops truncatus isolate mTurTru1 chromosome 1, mTurTru1.mat.Y, whole genome shotgun sequence genome and encodes:
- the PRPF38B gene encoding pre-mRNA-splicing factor 38B, producing the protein MANNSPALTGNSQPQHQAAAAAAQQQQQCGGGGATKPAVSGKQGNVLPLWGNEKTMNLNPMILTNILSSPYFKVQLYELKTYHEVVDEIYFKVTHVEPWEKGSRKTAGQTGMCGGVRGVGTGGIVSTAFCLLYKLFTLKLTRKQVMGLITHTDSPYIRALGFMYIRYTQPPTDLWDWFESFLDDEEDLDVKAGGGCVMTIGEMLRSFLTKLEWFSTLFPRIPVPVQKNIDQQIKTRPRKIKKDGKESAEEIDRHVERRRSRSPRRSLSPRRSPRRSRSRSHHREGHGSSSFDRELEREKERQRLEREAKEREKERRRSRSIDRGLERRHSRSRERHRSRSRSRDRKGDRRDRDREREKENERGRRRDRDYDKERGNDREKERSRERSKERRSRGEVEEKKYKEDKDDRRHRDDKKDSKKEKKHSRSRSRERKHRSRSRSRNAGKRSRSRSKEKSSKHKNESKEKSNKRSRSGSQGRTDSVEKSRKREHSPSKEKSRKRSRSKERSHKRDHSDSKDQSDKHDRRRSQSIEPESQEKQHKNKEETV